One genomic window of Kosmotoga olearia TBF 19.5.1 includes the following:
- the mutL gene encoding DNA mismatch repair endonuclease MutL, protein MKIHELPQEVILKIAAGEVVTGCFSVVKELVENALDAEATTVEVEIKAGGKEYIRVSDNGIGMLPEELKMAIKPHTTSKIQCIEDLERILTYGFRGEALSTISSVSRMRISSMPDNADLGLTIEISGGKIVREKSYIGPKGTTVEVYDLLFNTPARRKFLKSQRVEGRMVTEIVQRFILAIPDAGFKYIRDGELIYDLTPAERILERIPVVFPELSTTDLLEVKEETSGISITGYITFPERTRFNRLGEMVFVNGRYVRQPELNYAIEKGYGESLEKGRFPFAILFISVNPEMIDVNIHPQKLEVRFSNPSLVFDAIKRAVRNTLRTSGTSILRIEKRPFPGSSTNYSGIQQDTKKQESDNPEKARGYGTHLRETHWEQRDHFEKRKVPLHYQPDNELLLNIERTASRRFEKTEAKETGEPRLFGVFGERYILAETKDGLLIVDQHAAHERLIYEKLKKAAKIQSQKLLSPIRLTLEDSRKSLLREKKNDVEKLGFQISFEGDRIFLTGIPSILSESVAVNALNEVLDELRLEGLEEPEKIFDHLLSTLACKSAIKTGDRLSESEAKELLEKLLEEEILFCPHGRPVSMLIRFKDLDRHFSR, encoded by the coding sequence ATGAAAATACATGAATTACCTCAGGAAGTGATTTTGAAGATCGCGGCAGGTGAGGTTGTTACCGGTTGTTTCTCAGTGGTAAAGGAGCTTGTGGAAAACGCTCTCGACGCAGAAGCTACAACAGTGGAAGTAGAGATCAAAGCTGGGGGAAAAGAATATATAAGGGTTTCGGATAACGGTATTGGCATGCTGCCCGAGGAACTCAAAATGGCTATAAAGCCACACACCACAAGCAAAATTCAGTGCATAGAAGATCTGGAAAGAATTCTGACATACGGATTTCGTGGCGAAGCGCTCTCAACCATCTCCAGCGTTTCAAGAATGCGTATTTCATCGATGCCTGATAACGCTGATTTAGGGTTGACTATCGAAATCTCTGGCGGGAAAATCGTCAGGGAAAAGTCATATATCGGACCAAAAGGGACAACCGTTGAGGTTTATGACCTGCTTTTCAATACACCTGCCAGAAGAAAATTCCTGAAATCTCAAAGAGTTGAAGGAAGAATGGTTACAGAGATCGTGCAAAGGTTCATTCTGGCTATCCCGGACGCCGGATTCAAATACATTCGCGACGGTGAACTTATTTACGATCTCACCCCTGCAGAAAGAATTCTTGAAAGAATACCTGTAGTTTTTCCAGAACTCTCTACAACCGACTTGCTGGAGGTTAAAGAAGAAACCAGCGGGATCTCAATAACAGGCTACATCACTTTCCCAGAAAGAACCCGGTTCAACAGACTCGGTGAGATGGTGTTTGTCAACGGGCGTTATGTTAGGCAACCGGAGCTAAATTACGCCATAGAAAAAGGCTACGGAGAATCACTTGAAAAAGGGCGTTTCCCCTTCGCTATTCTGTTCATTTCGGTAAATCCGGAAATGATAGACGTAAACATCCACCCTCAAAAACTCGAGGTTCGTTTCTCCAACCCTTCCCTTGTCTTTGACGCAATCAAAAGAGCCGTCAGAAATACTTTGCGAACGTCCGGAACATCAATCCTTCGCATAGAGAAAAGACCGTTCCCAGGTAGTTCAACCAACTACTCCGGAATACAACAGGACACTAAAAAACAAGAGTCTGACAACCCAGAAAAAGCCCGGGGATACGGAACACATTTGAGAGAAACACACTGGGAACAGCGCGATCATTTTGAGAAAAGAAAAGTACCTCTACACTACCAACCAGATAATGAGTTGCTGTTGAATATCGAAAGAACTGCTTCCAGACGCTTCGAAAAAACAGAAGCAAAAGAAACGGGTGAACCAAGATTATTCGGAGTATTCGGCGAGCGTTATATCCTCGCCGAAACAAAAGATGGTCTACTGATAGTCGACCAGCACGCTGCACATGAAAGGCTCATTTATGAAAAATTAAAGAAAGCTGCAAAGATACAAAGTCAGAAATTACTTTCGCCCATCAGGTTAACCCTTGAGGATTCAAGGAAGTCCCTTTTAAGAGAAAAGAAAAATGATGTTGAAAAACTGGGATTTCAAATTTCCTTCGAAGGTGATAGAATCTTTTTGACGGGTATTCCTTCAATACTTTCGGAAAGTGTTGCCGTTAACGCATTGAACGAAGTCTTAGACGAGCTAAGGCTGGAAGGACTCGAGGAACCCGAGAAGATTTTCGACCATCTTTTGTCAACGCTTGCGTGCAAATCAGCGATAAAAACCGGTGATCGTTTGAGCGAGAGTGAAGCTAAAGAACTTTTAGAAAAGTTACTGGAAGAAGAGATACTGTTCTGTCCACACGGAAGGCCGGTATCGATGTTGATCCGATTTAAAGATCTGGACAGACACTTCTCAAGGTAA
- a CDS encoding CBS domain-containing protein codes for MLVKDIFNSITLDAPIVKENAAIQDIVKALLDHPLARTVYVVDDNEKIVGMIPVLYLLKISGYEFYGIIQPGSLFAKTIEIITGKKAKDIMFDPITVTEETTLDEALRYMIENEVQEIPVIDKNGNILGDLNSLEILKALYDVK; via the coding sequence ATGCTGGTAAAGGATATTTTCAATTCCATAACCCTTGACGCCCCTATTGTTAAAGAGAATGCGGCTATACAGGATATAGTCAAAGCGCTCCTGGATCATCCTCTAGCGAGAACGGTCTATGTAGTCGATGACAATGAAAAGATCGTCGGAATGATACCCGTGCTTTACCTCTTAAAAATATCCGGATATGAGTTCTACGGAATCATTCAACCCGGAAGCCTTTTTGCCAAGACAATAGAAATAATTACGGGTAAAAAAGCGAAAGATATCATGTTCGATCCTATAACGGTTACCGAAGAAACCACCCTGGATGAAGCTTTGAGGTATATGATAGAAAATGAGGTCCAGGAGATTCCCGTCATTGACAAAAACGGCAATATACTTGGTGACCTAAACTCACTGGAAATTCTCAAGGCACTTTATGATGTTAAATAA
- a CDS encoding SLC13 family permease has translation MEKIFVSVVFVVTYLLIIQGKFKRSIVAFAAGMIIILSKVIESFNTTDVGQYIDFNTIGLLIGMMIIIAILRTTGFFEYVAILVVRLSKGNIRLLFYFFMVTIAVFSAFLDNVTTILLFSPILFLVADSLGVSPVSFLIMGVISANVGGTATLIGDPPNILIGSASGNGFLDFIINLGPLVLVTLGILLLYMDLTVFRKYSGLSRKLKKLSAVDASKVIKSQKELYKSLGIFVAVIVGFILHETLDYETASIALTGAAISMLLSQKSVGELSRDIEWDTIFFFMGLFMVASALQEVGITDLISSSIAGLYNHPLTIFMVMLWLTAIMSAIIGAVPTVTVMIPIVKSLIATHGFPADIWWVLSIGACFGGNATLTGAAANMVGAALVEKHTRKKFGYLNYLKLSIIPTMISLGLGTIYVLVQLSMGGM, from the coding sequence TTGGAAAAGATCTTCGTCTCAGTAGTATTTGTCGTAACTTATCTTTTAATTATTCAGGGAAAATTCAAACGCTCCATCGTAGCTTTTGCCGCGGGCATGATCATAATCCTTTCAAAGGTAATTGAAAGCTTCAATACAACTGATGTAGGTCAGTATATTGATTTCAACACCATCGGTCTTCTCATTGGAATGATGATAATCATAGCTATACTTCGAACCACAGGCTTTTTCGAGTACGTTGCTATACTCGTTGTGAGGCTTTCGAAAGGAAATATCCGACTTCTTTTCTATTTTTTCATGGTTACGATAGCTGTGTTTTCCGCTTTCCTGGACAACGTTACCACCATTCTCCTTTTTTCTCCCATCCTTTTTCTTGTTGCTGATTCTCTGGGGGTTTCTCCTGTCTCTTTTTTAATCATGGGAGTTATATCCGCAAATGTCGGGGGCACCGCTACCCTTATCGGTGACCCACCAAATATACTGATAGGCTCAGCAAGTGGAAATGGATTCCTCGACTTTATCATTAATCTGGGGCCGCTTGTTCTGGTAACTCTCGGTATTCTTCTTTTGTACATGGATCTCACCGTCTTCAGAAAGTACTCGGGTTTATCCCGAAAGTTAAAAAAACTTTCAGCTGTGGACGCTTCTAAGGTAATCAAATCTCAAAAAGAGCTGTACAAATCCCTTGGAATCTTCGTGGCTGTCATCGTTGGCTTCATACTTCATGAAACCCTTGATTATGAAACGGCCAGCATCGCATTGACAGGCGCGGCAATCTCTATGTTGCTATCTCAAAAGAGCGTTGGTGAACTGTCAAGAGATATAGAATGGGATACAATCTTTTTCTTTATGGGATTGTTCATGGTTGCCTCCGCGCTTCAGGAAGTTGGTATAACCGACCTGATATCCTCCTCCATTGCCGGCCTATATAATCACCCTCTCACCATATTCATGGTCATGCTGTGGCTCACAGCTATCATGAGCGCTATAATAGGTGCGGTCCCTACGGTGACCGTCATGATACCTATCGTAAAATCTCTGATAGCTACACACGGATTTCCAGCGGATATCTGGTGGGTTTTATCCATTGGAGCGTGTTTTGGTGGAAATGCCACACTCACGGGTGCAGCAGCGAATATGGTAGGAGCTGCCCTGGTTGAGAAGCATACAAGAAAGAAATTTGGATATCTGAATTATTTAAAACTTTCCATAATACCCACAATGATCTCGCTAGGGCTGGGAACCATCTATGTGCTTGTACAACTTTCGATGGGAGGTATGTGA
- a CDS encoding ABC transporter substrate-binding protein, whose protein sequence is MKKVLFSLFFVTILAAMGLSLVIVDDLGRMVEISKAPSRVIVAAPAVTGFLKTLGLEDKIVGVTDWDPYAFESNVEKIGNLVPLNLEKILLLEPDIVFLTGGFQEPEVKKLENIEVTAVVINANSIEDIYRDIVLIASIFGINDKGRNIAADFRNRVLQIAKKTYSVPQEERPKVFLAMISSEINEIWTCGTGSYLNQIIAYAGGVNVAAPYTGNNGWFPVSPEFVLKTSPDVILVPYYYEGGQQEAVNKILNYKPFASVPAVKNKRVYPIDGNLMSYANPDIIILLERLYQLFYGE, encoded by the coding sequence GTGAAAAAGGTTTTGTTTTCACTCTTTTTTGTTACTATTCTCGCTGCTATGGGACTGTCCCTGGTCATCGTTGATGATCTTGGCAGAATGGTGGAGATATCTAAGGCACCATCAAGAGTTATAGTTGCCGCTCCAGCTGTTACAGGCTTCTTGAAAACCCTGGGATTGGAAGACAAAATAGTTGGCGTTACCGATTGGGATCCTTACGCATTTGAAAGCAACGTTGAGAAGATCGGAAACCTGGTGCCTTTAAATCTGGAAAAGATACTCCTTTTAGAACCTGACATCGTATTTCTTACGGGCGGCTTTCAGGAACCGGAAGTGAAAAAACTCGAGAATATAGAGGTTACCGCTGTTGTGATAAACGCAAATTCCATTGAAGATATCTACCGCGATATCGTTCTCATAGCCTCAATATTCGGGATAAACGATAAGGGAAGAAACATTGCTGCTGATTTCAGAAACAGGGTACTTCAGATAGCCAAGAAAACCTATTCCGTTCCTCAGGAGGAAAGGCCAAAGGTTTTTCTCGCCATGATCTCCTCGGAAATCAACGAAATCTGGACCTGTGGAACGGGTTCTTATTTGAACCAGATAATTGCTTACGCCGGCGGTGTCAACGTTGCCGCTCCATACACCGGAAATAACGGCTGGTTCCCGGTCAGTCCGGAATTCGTTCTCAAAACATCTCCGGATGTAATACTCGTTCCGTATTATTACGAAGGAGGTCAGCAAGAAGCCGTAAACAAAATCCTGAATTATAAACCTTTCGCTTCGGTTCCGGCTGTTAAAAATAAGAGAGTCTATCCCATAGACGGGAACCTCATGTCTTACGCAAATCCAGATATCATAATCCTGCTGGAGCGACTGTACCAGCTTTTCTACGGTGAATAA
- a CDS encoding Do family serine endopeptidase, giving the protein MKRLFVVSLVILLATLGLAYVNPDYESPIVKVVEVAAPAVVKIDVVTTQRYSPFDPFTDEFFRKFFGEIPFGERKAEALGSGFIFDKEGYILTNEHVVHNADKIMVTLLDGSKYPAKYIGGDEELDIAVIKIDPDGKDLPVLEIGDSDKLQIGEWAIAIGNPLGFQHTVTVGVVSAVGRQIPKPEGNGYYSNLIQTDAAINPGNSGGPLLNIHGQVIGINTAIVSPQYGTTLGFAIPINMAMRFVDSIIKTGTVQKAFLGVYVTTVTESTAKSLGLKVDEGALVTDVFKDSPAEKAGIKPQDVIIKLNGLDIRSSSELVAAVHNYPAGARVTITVDRFGKRITFDVVLGYQDNASGESNAQYSDDKLGLVLGNLLPGDRERLSIPEEINGVIVRDVKAKAYAAQLGIKKDDVIIRISINGKQKEISSLEDYEKVIKSLERGDYVALFILHEGVRFVASFRYY; this is encoded by the coding sequence ATGAAAAGACTTTTTGTTGTTTCTCTCGTGATCCTTCTTGCAACCCTGGGTCTGGCATATGTGAATCCAGATTATGAAAGTCCCATTGTGAAGGTTGTGGAAGTAGCAGCACCCGCAGTCGTAAAGATCGATGTGGTAACCACTCAGCGTTATAGTCCCTTCGATCCTTTCACTGATGAGTTTTTTAGAAAATTCTTCGGTGAGATTCCCTTTGGAGAGCGAAAAGCAGAAGCACTTGGTTCTGGATTCATATTTGATAAAGAGGGTTACATTCTTACCAACGAACATGTTGTCCATAACGCTGACAAGATAATGGTTACTTTGCTGGATGGTAGCAAATACCCGGCGAAGTATATCGGTGGGGATGAAGAACTCGATATCGCGGTTATCAAGATAGATCCTGACGGAAAGGATCTCCCTGTTCTTGAAATAGGCGATTCTGATAAGCTTCAGATAGGCGAATGGGCGATAGCTATTGGGAATCCTCTTGGATTCCAGCATACGGTGACGGTAGGTGTTGTGAGTGCGGTAGGAAGGCAGATCCCGAAACCGGAAGGAAATGGTTATTATTCCAATCTCATTCAAACGGACGCGGCGATTAATCCTGGAAACTCTGGTGGACCGCTTTTGAACATTCACGGTCAGGTTATCGGGATCAATACAGCCATCGTTTCTCCCCAGTATGGGACAACGCTTGGCTTTGCGATCCCGATCAATATGGCCATGAGGTTTGTGGATTCTATAATCAAAACAGGGACTGTTCAAAAAGCTTTCCTTGGCGTTTATGTCACAACGGTTACCGAAAGCACAGCTAAATCGCTGGGCCTAAAGGTTGATGAAGGTGCGTTGGTCACCGATGTTTTCAAGGATTCTCCTGCGGAAAAAGCCGGTATAAAACCTCAAGACGTCATTATAAAACTGAATGGCCTTGATATTCGCAGCTCTTCAGAGCTTGTAGCGGCGGTACACAACTATCCCGCGGGAGCCAGAGTTACGATAACGGTTGACAGGTTCGGCAAGAGGATCACTTTCGATGTTGTCCTTGGTTATCAGGATAACGCTTCCGGCGAATCGAATGCACAGTACTCAGATGACAAATTAGGATTGGTTTTGGGAAACCTGCTACCCGGGGACAGGGAAAGGCTTTCAATTCCGGAGGAGATCAATGGTGTAATTGTGCGTGATGTTAAAGCTAAAGCCTATGCAGCGCAGCTTGGAATCAAGAAGGACGATGTCATTATTCGAATCAGCATCAACGGTAAGCAGAAAGAAATATCCAGTCTGGAGGATTACGAAAAGGTAATAAAATCCCTTGAAAGAGGGGACTATGTAGCACTCTTCATATTGCATGAGGGTGTACGGTTTGTAGCTTCATTCAGATATTACTGA
- a CDS encoding FecCD family ABC transporter permease, whose amino-acid sequence MKRFVLFLLILFSSLFLIIWLSSLGTVRYSLFEVLKIISGKLLGPKAHLYMNLRLPRVIVGLLIGAGLAVAGDGLQLTLMNPLADPYIIGISAGASFGAVLSLVLKESAGIFISMEVLSFIFALVSAFLVYYLAKRGGRVPVTSLILSGVIISFLFNAAVTFLVVFAWKNVLSLHFWSLGSLSGVTWDDALKLLPVVIAEVIIFFFLRQRMLIIAMGEEHAITLGINPEKIKVTVFFTVALVSAISVATAGLIGFVGLIIPHITRLIFGVDSRFSLFSNVAIGGIFLIACDSFARTFFQPTELPIGAVTALVGAPIFIYLMRRREAISRE is encoded by the coding sequence GTGAAACGATTCGTTTTATTCCTTTTGATTCTTTTTAGCTCTTTATTTCTAATAATATGGCTCTCCAGCCTTGGTACCGTCAGGTACTCATTGTTTGAAGTACTCAAAATAATTAGCGGAAAACTTCTAGGACCCAAAGCGCATCTCTACATGAATCTCCGATTGCCAAGAGTAATTGTAGGACTGCTGATAGGTGCCGGATTGGCCGTTGCTGGAGATGGCCTTCAGTTAACTTTAATGAACCCTCTCGCCGATCCCTATATCATAGGGATATCGGCGGGAGCTTCTTTTGGTGCAGTATTGAGCCTTGTTCTTAAAGAGAGTGCCGGTATCTTCATAAGTATGGAGGTTCTTTCCTTTATTTTCGCCCTTGTCTCCGCCTTCCTCGTTTATTATCTCGCAAAGAGGGGAGGAAGGGTGCCGGTAACCTCTTTGATTTTAAGCGGTGTGATAATCTCTTTTCTTTTCAATGCAGCGGTCACTTTTCTTGTGGTTTTTGCGTGGAAGAACGTTTTGAGCCTACATTTCTGGTCGCTTGGCTCTCTTTCGGGCGTGACATGGGACGATGCTCTGAAACTACTGCCCGTTGTAATTGCAGAGGTAATCATCTTCTTCTTTTTAAGGCAGAGGATGCTGATAATCGCGATGGGGGAAGAACACGCCATAACCCTTGGAATCAATCCGGAAAAAATAAAGGTGACTGTTTTCTTTACCGTAGCACTGGTTTCGGCGATTTCCGTAGCTACAGCGGGATTGATAGGCTTTGTCGGGCTTATTATTCCTCATATAACTCGTCTCATCTTTGGCGTTGACAGCAGATTCAGCCTCTTTTCAAACGTTGCCATAGGTGGAATCTTTCTCATCGCCTGTGACAGTTTCGCAAGAACCTTTTTCCAACCTACAGAACTCCCGATAGGAGCCGTAACAGCTCTCGTGGGAGCTCCAATCTTTATCTATCTGATGCGTCGCAGAGAGGCGATTTCCCGTGAGTGA
- a CDS encoding ABC transporter ATP-binding protein, translating into MSDFFVRVEGLTYRYTNEEVLKNISFSVEKGKVLSILGPNGSGKSTLLKIIVGILRDYSGSVKILDKEVKEYSIKHLAMIASYIPQEFSPVFDLKNFTIVSFGRNPHLSLFRGLNKRDYEIIEASMKSTEVYEFRERRCSTLSGGEKQRVIIAKSLAQEGQLLLLDEFTTHLDPGHSQKLLDLTLNLIKTNNLTAIMVAHDVNQAIKVSSEIMFLKDGKIISKGHPEEVITEELLEKVYGVKSKIIKNPINGKPLVIFH; encoded by the coding sequence GTGAGTGACTTTTTCGTAAGAGTCGAAGGACTCACTTACCGTTACACGAACGAAGAGGTCCTCAAAAACATAAGTTTTTCCGTTGAAAAAGGCAAGGTTTTAAGTATCCTTGGACCTAACGGAAGTGGAAAATCCACGTTGTTGAAGATAATAGTTGGTATCTTGAGAGATTACAGCGGAAGCGTAAAGATCCTCGATAAAGAAGTAAAAGAATATTCCATAAAACATCTAGCAATGATCGCTTCTTATATTCCACAGGAGTTTTCACCTGTTTTTGACCTGAAGAACTTCACAATAGTCTCCTTTGGAAGGAATCCCCATCTTTCGCTTTTTCGAGGACTCAACAAAAGAGATTATGAAATAATAGAAGCTTCGATGAAAAGCACAGAGGTTTACGAATTCAGGGAAAGACGATGCTCCACCCTCAGCGGTGGTGAAAAACAACGCGTTATCATTGCAAAATCGTTGGCACAGGAAGGTCAGCTCCTACTCCTGGACGAGTTCACCACACACCTCGATCCCGGTCACTCACAAAAGCTTCTGGACCTTACCCTGAATCTGATTAAAACCAACAACCTGACGGCGATAATGGTTGCCCATGATGTGAACCAGGCTATAAAGGTATCGAGTGAGATTATGTTTCTGAAAGACGGAAAGATAATCTCAAAAGGCCACCCTGAGGAAGTGATTACTGAAGAGCTTCTGGAAAAGGTTTATGGTGTGAAGTCGAAGATAATCAAAAATCCCATAAATGGAAAACCTCTGGTAATTTTCCATTGA